The following are encoded in a window of Arthrobacter sp. NicSoilB4 genomic DNA:
- a CDS encoding 5-(carboxyamino)imidazole ribonucleotide synthase — MMAPAATALGFELRVLAEGEDVSAVSAVANAPVGDYTDLDHLLEFSRGLDVLTFDHEHVPTEHLRSLQRAGVNVHPGPDALVNAQDKLVMRAAIDRLELPNPTWASVADVAGLIAFGDDTGWPVVLKTPRGGYDGKGVRIVDSAAEAADTADWFEAMSPLLAEAKVEFSRELSALVARTPDGEARAWPVVHTIQVNGVCDEVIAPALDIPLEVAAAAENAALRIASELGVTGVMAVELFETPGVGAGFLINELAMRPHNTGHWTQDGSVTSQFEQHLRAILNLPLGATDLLGPVVVMKNFLGGENQNLFSAYPAALASEPAAKVHCYGKAVRPGRKIGHVNLVGGSVADVDSVRERATTVANIIRNGKAQPRTVAGAHEENV; from the coding sequence ATGATGGCCCCGGCGGCCACAGCCCTGGGCTTCGAGCTCCGCGTCCTTGCCGAAGGCGAGGACGTCTCGGCCGTCTCGGCCGTAGCCAACGCCCCGGTCGGTGATTACACCGACCTGGACCATCTCCTTGAGTTTTCCCGCGGCCTGGACGTCCTGACCTTCGACCATGAGCACGTTCCCACAGAGCACCTGCGTTCCCTGCAGCGCGCCGGCGTCAACGTGCACCCCGGACCGGACGCCCTGGTCAACGCCCAGGACAAGCTCGTGATGCGGGCGGCCATCGACAGGCTGGAGCTGCCCAACCCCACGTGGGCCTCCGTTGCCGACGTCGCCGGGCTGATCGCGTTCGGCGACGACACGGGCTGGCCGGTCGTCCTCAAAACCCCGCGCGGCGGCTACGACGGCAAAGGTGTGCGCATCGTGGACTCCGCGGCGGAAGCAGCCGACACCGCCGACTGGTTCGAGGCCATGTCACCGCTGCTCGCCGAGGCAAAAGTGGAATTCAGCCGCGAACTCTCTGCCCTGGTGGCCCGGACCCCGGACGGTGAGGCGCGGGCCTGGCCGGTTGTGCACACGATCCAGGTCAACGGCGTCTGTGACGAAGTCATCGCCCCGGCCCTGGACATCCCGCTGGAGGTCGCCGCAGCTGCGGAGAACGCCGCCCTCCGGATCGCCAGCGAACTCGGCGTCACCGGTGTTATGGCTGTGGAACTCTTCGAGACGCCCGGTGTGGGAGCGGGCTTCCTGATCAACGAGCTCGCCATGCGCCCGCACAACACCGGCCACTGGACCCAGGACGGCTCCGTGACGAGCCAGTTCGAACAGCACCTCCGGGCGATCCTCAATCTGCCGCTCGGCGCCACGGACCTCCTCGGCCCTGTCGTTGTGATGAAGAATTTCCTGGGCGGCGAGAACCAGAACCTGTTCTCCGCCTACCCCGCGGCCCTGGCCAGCGAACCCGCGGCGAAGGTCCACTGCTATGGCAAGGCCGTCCGGCCCGGCCGCAAGATCGGCCACGTCAACCTCGTCGGCGGCTCCGTGGCCGACGTCGACTCGGTGCGCGAACGCGCCACCACGGTCGCCAACATCATCCGGAACGGAAAGGCGCAGCCCCGCACCGTTGCGGGAGCCCACGAGGAGAACGTATGA
- a CDS encoding GtrA family protein gives MITTLTERLHGLASLFWREVAKFGAVGGVAFVIDNGLTYYLMHGPMTDSEAKARFVGASIATVFSWIANRFWTFRHRRQDNVVREFLMFILINGIGIGISTGFTALAKYTFGVTDKNMLFAAGVVGILVATVVRFFAYRFLVFNKELDEEPEFSHDHEIIERHPHTKPEVRVEGAAVKDPELPDPHI, from the coding sequence ATGATTACTACACTTACGGAGCGCTTGCATGGGCTCGCGTCGCTTTTCTGGCGCGAAGTGGCCAAGTTCGGTGCGGTGGGCGGTGTTGCGTTCGTCATTGACAACGGACTCACCTACTACCTCATGCATGGCCCGATGACGGACAGTGAAGCCAAGGCCCGGTTCGTCGGAGCCAGCATCGCAACCGTCTTCTCCTGGATCGCGAACCGCTTCTGGACCTTCCGGCACCGCCGCCAGGACAATGTGGTCCGCGAATTCCTCATGTTCATCCTGATCAACGGCATCGGCATCGGCATCTCCACCGGATTCACCGCCCTCGCCAAGTACACCTTCGGCGTTACTGACAAGAACATGCTGTTCGCCGCGGGGGTCGTTGGCATCCTCGTGGCCACCGTGGTGCGCTTCTTCGCTTACCGCTTCCTGGTCTTCAACAAGGAACTCGACGAAGAGCCGGAGTTTTCCCACGACCACGAGATCATCGAACGGCACCCCCACACCAAACCGGAAGTGCGCGTCGAAGGCGCTGCCGTCAAAGATCCGGAGCTGCCGGACCCGCACATTTAG
- a CDS encoding glycosyltransferase family 2 protein — protein MVSHDGGDFLPRTLAALAAQTRPADTCIGVDTGSRDHSAALLEQAFGKANVTVLSQARSGMGAAVQAGLSALAPGRVAAEWIWLLHDDAAPAPEALAELLHAVERAPSVTVAGCKQLDWHSERRLIDVGLSTSRWAERLTLIDADELDQGQYDGRSDTFAVNSAGMLVRRDVWEDLRGFDPALPGTGDDVDFCWRNRLAGHRVVVVPSARMHHVSHRPNALGNATAARKAQVHLRLKHAAAWKVPLHAAGALIGSLFKLVLSIAVKDPGHGFSQLLATFGALGRPAAVIRGRRNAARTRRVRRSVIKGLQTPRREVWAHRRSLMEALGADDSGDGPAANDPLAEQPTGDSVDDFAALTTSERGWVGNGALLAVLVTTAASLVGLLSLFRAEAVSGGALIPVSPRLGEIWNHASGWWITLSAGLPGHGDPFGYVLWVLGVLGAGNANSALGWLLMLAMPLSALGAWFAAGALTQRRRLRLAAALVWAGAPALLVALNQGRVGALLVHVMMPLLVLALLRATGTAAGRGRYAVPAPGERRFTESPPAKPGINGTPSWTAAAAAGLALAVVTAAAPSLLLPAVVLVALCGTLLGRRGRTVWWALLPSLALFVPFLVSTLERPRAVLADPGQPLAFDAAPLWQQALGQPLRFAAGGGLAGLPVFGPDSAVPWALLLALLIGLPALFLAAAALFLPGRPPRIARALWAAALLLLAGGWLSGQVATGASADVMVTAFTGPAVSAAAFAILGAALIGAAGLLDSADRAAAATTGRKILLRTTAVTAMVLLLAGPVAGLTVWAAQNVLTPAAPAAEPSAAPGTGALGSPRLVQPAESRTLPATAIDRGEGPEQSRTLLISTGENGTFDATLMRGAGTTLDALSTIASARPIMGEPGQETVRDDDAVAASLRNVVATIVAGQGVDPREELEQLGVGFVVLRAADTAAQLTASRMDAVPGLVAVGKTDVGWLWRISPLNQPVIQAADVAHRVRIVDGAGATVGLVPSEAVSADAAVPAGPEGRLVVLAERADPGWSAWIDGRRLTATTSGWAQAFTLPAQGGQFSLRYEAPWAVWAGVAQAVIIGLTALLAIPMPARRPNTGLSRDEGSLRKEHHHAQG, from the coding sequence GTGGTTTCCCACGACGGCGGTGACTTTCTCCCCAGGACCCTGGCGGCGCTGGCGGCCCAGACCCGGCCCGCGGATACCTGCATCGGGGTTGATACCGGTTCCCGCGACCATTCCGCGGCCCTCCTCGAACAGGCCTTTGGCAAAGCCAACGTCACCGTCCTCAGCCAGGCCCGGAGCGGCATGGGCGCCGCGGTGCAGGCCGGACTCAGCGCATTGGCCCCCGGACGAGTTGCCGCCGAATGGATCTGGCTGCTCCACGACGACGCGGCTCCCGCCCCCGAAGCCCTTGCCGAGCTTCTTCATGCCGTGGAACGCGCGCCGTCCGTCACCGTGGCCGGCTGCAAGCAGCTGGACTGGCACTCCGAGCGCCGGCTGATCGACGTTGGGCTCTCCACGAGCCGCTGGGCGGAACGGCTGACCCTCATCGACGCCGACGAACTCGACCAGGGGCAGTACGACGGCCGCAGCGACACCTTTGCCGTCAACTCCGCGGGTATGCTGGTCCGCCGCGACGTCTGGGAGGACCTCCGCGGCTTCGACCCCGCCCTGCCGGGCACCGGCGACGATGTCGACTTCTGCTGGCGGAACCGGCTGGCCGGACACCGGGTGGTCGTCGTCCCCAGCGCCCGGATGCACCACGTCTCGCACCGTCCGAACGCCCTCGGCAACGCGACGGCGGCCCGCAAGGCCCAGGTGCACTTGCGGCTCAAGCACGCCGCCGCGTGGAAGGTGCCGCTGCACGCGGCCGGCGCACTGATCGGGAGTCTCTTCAAGCTGGTCCTGAGCATTGCCGTCAAAGACCCGGGCCACGGCTTCTCGCAGCTCCTGGCCACGTTCGGCGCCCTCGGTCGACCCGCGGCAGTAATCCGGGGCCGGCGCAACGCTGCCCGGACCCGCCGCGTCCGGCGTTCCGTCATCAAAGGGCTGCAGACTCCGCGGCGCGAGGTCTGGGCCCACCGCCGATCCCTGATGGAAGCCCTCGGTGCGGATGATTCCGGGGATGGCCCTGCCGCTAACGACCCGCTGGCCGAGCAACCAACCGGCGACTCGGTCGACGACTTCGCGGCCCTCACAACATCCGAGCGGGGCTGGGTGGGCAACGGCGCGCTGCTGGCCGTCCTGGTCACGACGGCGGCGTCCCTGGTCGGCCTGCTGAGCCTGTTCCGGGCCGAGGCAGTCTCCGGCGGCGCGCTGATTCCTGTTTCGCCGCGGCTGGGCGAGATCTGGAACCACGCCTCCGGCTGGTGGATCACCCTCAGCGCAGGACTTCCCGGCCACGGCGACCCCTTTGGCTACGTGCTGTGGGTTCTCGGCGTCCTCGGCGCCGGCAACGCCAACAGCGCGCTCGGCTGGCTGCTGATGCTGGCCATGCCGCTTTCCGCCCTCGGCGCCTGGTTCGCCGCCGGCGCCCTGACGCAGCGCCGGCGGCTGCGCCTGGCCGCCGCCCTCGTCTGGGCGGGCGCCCCGGCGCTTCTGGTGGCACTCAACCAGGGCCGTGTCGGAGCCCTGCTCGTCCACGTGATGATGCCGCTGCTGGTCCTCGCCCTGCTGCGGGCCACCGGCACCGCTGCCGGGCGAGGCCGCTACGCCGTTCCGGCCCCTGGGGAGCGGCGCTTCACCGAGTCGCCCCCGGCCAAGCCCGGGATCAACGGCACGCCGTCCTGGACGGCCGCCGCGGCGGCAGGCCTGGCGCTGGCTGTCGTCACCGCAGCGGCCCCCTCGCTGCTGCTGCCCGCCGTCGTCCTCGTCGCACTCTGCGGCACACTTCTGGGCCGCCGCGGCCGGACCGTGTGGTGGGCGCTGCTGCCCAGCCTGGCCTTGTTCGTGCCGTTCCTGGTCTCCACTCTGGAACGTCCCCGCGCCGTGCTCGCAGACCCCGGCCAGCCGCTTGCCTTTGACGCCGCACCGCTCTGGCAGCAGGCCCTGGGCCAGCCGTTGCGCTTTGCCGCAGGTGGCGGGCTCGCCGGCCTCCCGGTGTTCGGCCCGGACTCCGCCGTGCCGTGGGCGCTCCTGCTGGCGCTGCTGATCGGACTGCCCGCCCTGTTCCTGGCCGCCGCCGCGCTGTTCCTCCCGGGCCGGCCGCCGCGGATTGCCCGAGCACTCTGGGCGGCAGCCCTCCTGCTTCTCGCCGGCGGGTGGCTCAGCGGCCAGGTAGCCACCGGAGCCAGCGCCGATGTCATGGTGACTGCCTTCACCGGACCGGCTGTATCGGCCGCGGCCTTCGCCATCCTGGGGGCGGCGCTGATTGGCGCGGCGGGCCTGCTGGACTCCGCCGACCGTGCCGCCGCCGCCACGACGGGCCGCAAGATCCTGCTCCGCACCACCGCCGTCACGGCCATGGTCCTCCTGCTGGCCGGACCTGTCGCCGGCCTCACAGTGTGGGCAGCGCAGAACGTCCTGACGCCGGCCGCTCCGGCCGCGGAACCGTCCGCCGCGCCCGGCACAGGCGCGCTCGGCAGTCCGAGACTCGTGCAGCCGGCCGAGTCCCGGACCCTCCCGGCCACGGCCATAGACCGCGGCGAGGGGCCGGAACAATCCCGCACCCTCCTGATCTCCACCGGCGAAAACGGAACCTTTGACGCCACGCTGATGCGCGGCGCCGGGACCACGCTGGACGCCCTGTCCACGATCGCCTCAGCCCGGCCGATCATGGGGGAGCCGGGGCAGGAGACGGTCCGTGACGACGACGCCGTCGCGGCTTCGCTCCGCAACGTCGTGGCGACCATCGTGGCAGGCCAGGGCGTCGATCCGCGCGAAGAGCTCGAGCAGCTCGGCGTCGGCTTTGTGGTGCTGCGCGCCGCCGACACCGCGGCCCAGCTGACCGCGAGCCGCATGGACGCCGTCCCCGGGCTCGTCGCCGTCGGCAAGACCGACGTCGGCTGGCTTTGGCGCATCAGCCCCCTGAACCAGCCGGTGATCCAGGCCGCCGACGTCGCCCACCGCGTGCGGATCGTCGACGGCGCGGGAGCCACCGTCGGGCTGGTCCCGTCCGAGGCGGTGTCCGCCGACGCTGCGGTTCCCGCCGGGCCTGAGGGCAGGCTCGTGGTCCTGGCCGAACGCGCCGATCCCGGCTGGAGCGCCTGGATCGACGGCCGCCGCCTCACCGCCACCACGTCCGGCTGGGCGCAGGCCTTCACCCTGCCGGCGCAGGGCGGGCAGTTCAGCCTCCGCTATGAGGCGCCCTGGGCCGTCTGGGCGGGCGTGGCCCAGGCCGTCATCATCGGCCTGACCGCCCTGCTTGCCATTCCCATGCCTGCCCGCCGGCCGAACACCGGCCTCTCCAGGGACGAAGGCTCCCTGCGTAAGGAACATCATCATGCCCAGGGATGA
- a CDS encoding LCP family protein translates to MTNSYAPSRQPAPRNRASAPSFTDPVRYPAGASASVLTKRAFLLILMTLLVPGSAQTVAGDRRLGRIALRVTLTVWVLAGLAAVLLVASRSTLINLFTNSIASLLLIIGLVALAVGWAALFINTLRLIRPVLLTPKARPAVVVALVLAMILSSGSLGYAAYLLNVSRDAISNIFSAGPAMEPSEGRYNFLMMGGDAGSDRTGRRPDSLSVISVDAKTGATAIISVPRNLQNAQFSEDSPMRTIYPDGYDCGNECLINAINTEVTNEHKDLYPGVEDPGAQATLEAVSGSLGIKVQAYVLVDMDGFARLIDAMGGIRIKAGGWVPISGETIDEASGIHGMPLGWIPAGDNTLDGYHALWYGRSREFVDDYSRIARQQCVQQAMLKQLDPATLLSKFEDIVKAGTKVVDSNISSGQLGSFVDLAMKAKGQQMSRLTIGPPDFDASFSTVPDFDQIHQKVDALLAPTPAAGAAEDGIRGQDQAPGPLSAAGALPAAQPGTQPAPPPSDFTPVTTTPDGEPITEEMLNQFKLNGDEQSIRNLVATNGQCAPL, encoded by the coding sequence ATGACCAACAGTTATGCCCCCTCCCGTCAGCCGGCGCCACGCAACCGTGCGTCTGCCCCGTCCTTTACGGATCCGGTCCGCTATCCCGCCGGAGCCTCCGCGTCGGTCCTGACCAAGCGTGCGTTCCTGCTGATCCTGATGACTCTTCTGGTGCCGGGAAGTGCCCAGACCGTGGCCGGGGACCGGCGGCTGGGACGGATCGCGCTGCGCGTCACCCTCACCGTCTGGGTGCTGGCCGGCCTGGCGGCAGTGCTCCTCGTGGCATCGCGGTCGACGCTGATCAACCTGTTCACGAACTCCATAGCCTCGCTGCTGCTCATCATCGGCCTGGTCGCACTGGCCGTGGGTTGGGCCGCGCTCTTTATCAACACCCTGCGGCTGATCCGTCCCGTGCTGCTGACCCCCAAGGCGCGCCCCGCCGTCGTGGTCGCCCTGGTGCTGGCGATGATCCTCAGCAGCGGATCGCTGGGCTACGCCGCGTACCTGCTCAACGTCAGCCGCGACGCAATCTCCAATATCTTCTCCGCCGGACCGGCCATGGAACCCTCCGAAGGCCGGTACAACTTCCTGATGATGGGCGGTGACGCCGGGTCCGACCGTACCGGCCGCCGGCCCGACAGCCTCTCGGTCATCAGCGTCGATGCCAAGACCGGCGCGACCGCCATCATTTCCGTGCCCCGCAATCTGCAGAATGCGCAGTTCAGCGAGGACTCGCCGATGCGCACGATCTATCCCGACGGCTACGACTGCGGCAACGAATGCCTCATCAACGCCATCAACACCGAGGTCACCAACGAACACAAGGACCTGTACCCCGGGGTGGAGGACCCCGGCGCGCAGGCCACGCTGGAAGCGGTGTCCGGGAGCCTCGGCATCAAGGTCCAGGCCTACGTTCTGGTCGACATGGACGGCTTCGCCCGGCTCATCGATGCCATGGGCGGCATCCGGATCAAGGCAGGCGGCTGGGTCCCGATCAGCGGCGAGACCATTGACGAGGCGAGCGGAATCCACGGCATGCCGCTGGGCTGGATCCCGGCCGGCGACAATACGCTGGATGGCTACCACGCCCTCTGGTACGGCCGGTCGCGCGAATTCGTGGACGACTACTCCCGCATCGCCCGCCAGCAGTGCGTCCAGCAGGCCATGCTCAAGCAGCTGGATCCGGCAACCCTGCTGTCCAAGTTCGAGGACATCGTGAAGGCGGGCACCAAGGTGGTGGACTCCAACATCTCCTCCGGACAGCTCGGGAGTTTCGTGGACCTCGCCATGAAGGCGAAGGGCCAGCAAATGAGCCGGCTGACCATCGGACCGCCCGACTTCGACGCTTCCTTCTCGACCGTCCCCGACTTCGACCAGATCCACCAGAAGGTCGATGCGCTCCTCGCGCCCACTCCGGCGGCGGGCGCCGCGGAAGACGGCATCCGCGGGCAGGACCAGGCGCCCGGGCCGCTGTCGGCAGCCGGGGCGTTGCCCGCTGCACAGCCCGGAACCCAGCCCGCGCCGCCGCCGTCGGACTTCACTCCGGTGACCACGACGCCGGATGGCGAGCCGATCACCGAAGAGATGCTGAACCAGTTCAAGCTCAACGGCGACGAACAGTCGATCCGCAACCTGGTCGCCACGAACGGCCAGTGCGCGCCGCTGTAG
- a CDS encoding TIGR03089 family protein, which produces MSIPAIELMTALRSGQATSPRLTWYGPDAERVELSGRVLDNWVAKTSNLLQDELDAEPGTRLRLDLPAHWKSVILALAAWQLGMEVVFGDAEAELLATADPAPGAAQGAFDAVVAVALPALAMRWPGELPTGVVDYAAEVRSHGDVFMAHVDPEGTRRAVLAAAGMAHTHADLLDGFAAAHDDGVRLLVAAGDGLESALAQSLGAWRGDGSVVLVHPDVVVTEKLLADERVNGG; this is translated from the coding sequence ATGAGCATCCCGGCAATCGAACTGATGACAGCCCTGCGTTCCGGCCAGGCCACCTCACCCCGGCTCACCTGGTACGGCCCCGACGCTGAGCGCGTCGAGCTGTCCGGCCGGGTTCTGGACAACTGGGTGGCCAAGACGAGCAACCTGCTGCAGGACGAGCTCGACGCCGAGCCCGGAACGCGGTTGCGACTGGACCTGCCGGCCCACTGGAAGTCCGTCATCCTCGCCCTGGCCGCCTGGCAGCTCGGCATGGAGGTCGTCTTCGGCGATGCCGAGGCCGAACTGCTGGCGACCGCCGACCCGGCCCCCGGCGCCGCGCAGGGGGCATTCGACGCCGTCGTGGCAGTGGCGCTGCCGGCGCTGGCCATGCGGTGGCCCGGTGAGCTGCCCACCGGCGTCGTGGATTATGCCGCCGAGGTGCGCTCCCACGGGGACGTTTTTATGGCACACGTGGATCCGGAAGGAACGCGGCGTGCCGTGCTGGCCGCCGCCGGGATGGCCCACACCCACGCTGACCTGCTGGACGGCTTCGCGGCGGCGCACGACGACGGCGTGCGGCTGCTGGTGGCCGCCGGCGATGGCCTGGAATCCGCCCTCGCCCAGTCCCTGGGCGCGTGGCGCGGCGACGGCTCAGTGGTGCTGGTGCACCCCGACGTCGTAGTGACAGAAAAGCTGCTCGCGGACGAGCGCGTCAACGGCGGCTGA
- the manA gene encoding mannose-6-phosphate isomerase, class I: MYELENVLRPYAWGSTTAIAGLLGRPASGGPEAELWIGAHPDSPSVALSPAGSAGAHAAVEGHGGRALDTLIGEDPEHHLGSDSVAEFGPRLPFLLKVLAADSPLSLQVHPTLEQAREGFAREEAAGVDRAAAERNYKDDNHKPEMIFALTPFEALCGFRPASEARAVFELLVADFELAGLDLPPLVPLLLEDLAQPEEHTALRSAFERLIAGGEDVAAATAAIVAALVSGAPTAPHQAELSTVVTLNAQYPGDPGVLISLLLNRISLAPGEAVYLPAGNVHAYLHGLGIEVMASSDNVLRGGLTPKFVDVPELLRTIAFEAVGVPMLSAETTMLGQEVFRPPFREFQLQRIELAPGAEPVPLAQSGAAVIIVVSGSVLLDSPKGELRLERGASAFLPAAEAPVNAHAMSGATGTALAFAVTTALKA, from the coding sequence GTGTATGAACTCGAGAACGTCCTCCGGCCATATGCCTGGGGCTCCACGACGGCCATCGCCGGGCTGCTTGGCCGGCCTGCTTCCGGCGGCCCCGAGGCTGAGCTCTGGATCGGTGCCCACCCGGACTCACCGTCAGTGGCGCTGAGCCCGGCCGGATCCGCCGGAGCCCACGCGGCGGTCGAGGGCCACGGCGGCCGGGCACTGGACACGTTGATCGGGGAAGACCCGGAACACCATCTGGGCAGCGACAGCGTGGCCGAATTCGGCCCCCGGCTTCCGTTCCTGCTCAAGGTCCTGGCCGCCGACAGCCCCCTCTCGCTCCAGGTGCACCCCACTCTCGAGCAGGCCCGGGAGGGATTCGCCCGCGAGGAGGCTGCCGGAGTCGACCGCGCCGCGGCTGAACGCAATTACAAGGACGACAACCACAAGCCGGAGATGATCTTCGCGCTGACCCCGTTCGAGGCGCTGTGCGGCTTCCGGCCGGCCTCGGAAGCGCGTGCCGTCTTCGAATTGCTGGTGGCGGACTTTGAACTCGCCGGCCTCGATCTTCCTCCGCTCGTTCCGCTGCTGCTGGAGGATCTGGCACAGCCCGAGGAGCACACCGCCCTGCGCTCCGCCTTCGAGCGGCTGATCGCCGGCGGCGAGGACGTCGCCGCCGCAACGGCCGCCATCGTGGCGGCTCTGGTCTCCGGCGCCCCGACGGCGCCGCACCAGGCGGAGCTGTCCACCGTCGTCACGCTCAATGCGCAGTACCCGGGCGATCCGGGCGTCCTGATTTCGCTGCTGCTCAACCGGATCTCGCTGGCCCCGGGCGAGGCTGTCTACCTCCCGGCCGGCAACGTCCACGCCTACCTGCACGGCCTCGGCATCGAGGTCATGGCCTCCTCCGACAACGTCCTGCGTGGCGGACTGACGCCTAAGTTCGTGGACGTGCCGGAACTGCTCCGCACCATCGCCTTTGAAGCCGTCGGTGTCCCGATGCTCAGCGCCGAGACCACGATGCTGGGACAGGAGGTCTTCCGGCCGCCGTTCCGTGAATTCCAGCTGCAGCGCATCGAGCTGGCGCCCGGCGCGGAACCGGTCCCGCTGGCGCAGTCGGGGGCCGCGGTCATCATCGTTGTGTCCGGCTCCGTGCTCCTCGACTCCCCCAAGGGCGAGCTGCGGCTGGAACGCGGCGCGAGCGCATTCCTGCCCGCCGCCGAGGCGCCGGTCAATGCACACGCCATGTCCGGTGCCACCGGAACAGCCCTTGCGTTTGCCGTCACGACCGCCCTGAAAGCCTGA
- the purE gene encoding 5-(carboxyamino)imidazole ribonucleotide mutase, with the protein MGSDSDWPVMEAAAEALAEFGIPFEADVVSAHRMPLEMIRYGRTAHERGLRVIIAGAGGAAHLPGMLASVTPLPVIGVPVPLKTLDGMDSLLSIVQMPAGVPVATVSIGGARNAGLLAVRMLASGTDPLAGQLRAALADFAQELNDAATRKGANLRQKVSEVFADANVVARGSR; encoded by the coding sequence ATGGGCTCGGACTCGGACTGGCCCGTGATGGAGGCCGCGGCCGAGGCCCTCGCCGAGTTCGGGATCCCGTTCGAGGCCGATGTGGTCTCCGCACACCGTATGCCGCTCGAAATGATCCGCTACGGCCGGACGGCCCATGAGCGCGGCCTCCGTGTCATCATTGCCGGCGCCGGCGGCGCCGCCCACCTGCCGGGCATGCTCGCCTCGGTCACGCCCTTGCCGGTCATCGGCGTCCCGGTGCCGCTCAAGACCCTCGACGGCATGGACTCCCTGCTATCCATCGTCCAGATGCCCGCCGGGGTTCCCGTCGCGACCGTTTCCATCGGCGGGGCCAGGAACGCCGGCCTGCTGGCGGTGCGCATGCTGGCCTCGGGCACGGATCCCCTGGCCGGACAGCTCCGCGCCGCCTTGGCCGACTTCGCCCAGGAGCTCAATGATGCCGCCACCCGGAAGGGCGCCAACCTGCGGCAGAAGGTGAGCGAAGTGTTCGCCGACGCAAACGTCGTCGCCCGGGGCAGCCGTTAA
- a CDS encoding WhiB family transcriptional regulator has product MGLAERIHEEAVVAGQATAKYRSRGVPSDWYVDPADPDAADRYNEHTNDSLQDQATAFLAAHDELVAGPDQDNDLSDPPMELQTLHSGTTAQPVWIGLPFQQDFDDEGELGWQTDALCAQTDPEAFFPEKGGSTRDAKKVCGACNVRSQCLEYALSNDERFGIWGGLSERERRRLRKRAI; this is encoded by the coding sequence ATGGGGCTAGCAGAGCGTATCCATGAAGAGGCCGTCGTTGCTGGGCAGGCCACGGCCAAATACCGTTCACGCGGAGTGCCGAGTGACTGGTATGTAGACCCGGCCGATCCGGACGCCGCAGACCGCTACAACGAACACACCAACGACTCGCTGCAGGACCAGGCGACTGCCTTCCTCGCGGCGCACGACGAACTTGTGGCCGGTCCGGACCAGGACAACGATCTTTCCGATCCGCCGATGGAGCTCCAGACCCTTCACTCCGGCACCACCGCGCAGCCGGTGTGGATCGGATTGCCCTTCCAGCAGGACTTCGACGATGAAGGCGAACTGGGCTGGCAGACGGACGCGCTGTGCGCACAGACCGACCCGGAGGCGTTCTTCCCCGAGAAGGGCGGCTCCACCCGCGACGCCAAGAAGGTCTGCGGGGCGTGCAACGTCCGCTCGCAGTGCCTCGAATACGCCCTCTCCAACGATGAGCGTTTCGGAATCTGGGGTGGCCTCTCCGAGCGCGAGCGGCGCCGGCTTAGGAAGCGAGCGATCTAA